CTTTTCCCAAACGCCAGAGGAAGTCTTGAGGTGGAGCATGAGCAGACGTGCACGATTCTCTTTCAGAAACTGAAAGCCAGACTGCAAAAGCCAACCGCTAAGGCGCGAAGAACGCAAAGAAAATTTCTTTGCGCGCTTTGCGCCTTTGCGGTTGATGTTGTTGCTCTATTTCTTGGGCCAGATCAGCGGGTTCTGGCTGTCGTCATTCAACGGATCGCCGACTTTGAGTTTGGCCACTTGATCTTTCGATAAAATGTTTTGATTGCCGTTGAAGGTCGCGCCTTCGGGCATGTAGGCGCAGGTCATGGCGCGGCGCCAGCGCGGGGTCATGTTGGGACCCGCGCCGTGTGCGGTCAAACCGTTGTGCAAGCCCGCGGTGCCGGGCTTCATCACCGCCGCGACCGGCTCGAGGTTTCTGAATTCGGGATAGTACTTGAACAGGGCATCCATGTTCTGCCCAATGTCGACATTGTCGTAGCGCGCGAGTTTGTGCGAACCGGGCAAATAGTACATGCAGCCGTTCTGTAACGTTGCCTCATCGAGCGCGATCCAAATTGAAATGGCTTGTGGCGAGTGAAACGACCAATAGGGGTTGTCGAGATGCCAGGCCGTCGGGTTGGCCCAGGGCTGCTTTTGCAGGGTTTGATCGTGCCACACGCGCATGCCCGAGGCGCCGGTGAGCTGGCACAGCATTTCACCCAGTTCCGGGCTGAGAAAATATTTCTTAATGGTGGGATTGATCTTCCACAAATTCAGGCGCTGGACGAAAACCTTGTCGTAGAACGATTCGCCCTCGACCAAATCTTTGTTGCCTTCACCGGCGACTTTCTGTTTGCCCATTTGGCTCACGGCTTCCGAGACCGCGGCGATGATTTCTTCCACTTCCGCCGGCGTGAGGAAGTTTTCCAGAATGAGAAAGCCATTGTCTTGATAGAATGCAATTTGCGGGGCGGTCACCTGGGTGTTCATTGCAGCTCCTCGAGGCGGTGAGTGTGGGCTGGGTTTGCGATGACAAGCAGAAGCAAAAGGCAGCAGTGTGCAGCAACAAGGTTTTGTTGAGTAATAATTCCTGCCGCGTGATTCCAGGCTTCTTTGGCGATAAAGATTCGCAGTTTCGGTCGATTGCCGCAGCACCGCCGGCCGGCGCAAATTTCCGTTGGCGTTTTGTGCCGCGGCGGATATATTGCAGCGTCACGCGCGTCTCATTCTGCGGAGAGAAAAGATGAAGCCTTTGCGATTTGTCGTGATTGGCCTCGGCGGCTACGCCGCCGTGCACCTGGAGGCGGTGGCATGGCTGGCGCAACAGGGGCTGGCCCGGCTCACTGGCGTCATCGCCATTGCAGTTGATCGCGACCGCTTTCCAGAACGGGTGGCGGCTTTGCAGGCGGCGGGCGTCCGGCTGTTCGACAGCATCGACGATTTCTTCAGCGCGGGCGCACCGGCTGACGTGCTCACCGTGCCGATCGGCATTCATCAGCATGTGCCGGTCAGCGCCGCCGCGCTCGCTGCCGGATTGCATGTCTATTGCGAAAAGCCGCTCGCCGCCACCGTGCAAGAGGTTGACCACCTGATTGCCAGCCGCAACGCCTCGGGAAGGAAAATCGCCGTGGGCTTTCAGCACATTCACAGCAACGCCATGCAGCAGCTCAAGGCGCGCCTCTTTTCCGGCCGGCTTGGACGCGCGCAAACGATCACGCTGCTGTGCAGTTGGCCGCGCAGCGAGCAGTACTACAGTCGCAATGAATGGGCGGGCAAGCTGCGCGCCGGTAAACACTGGGTGCTGGACAGTCCGGCCAATAATGCGCATTCCCATTACTTGCTCAATGCCCTCTATCTCGCCTCAGCGCAGGAGCATGCCGCTGCCGTGCCGGCGCAACTGCGCGCCGAGCTTTATCGCGCCTATCCCATCGCAAGCTGTGACACGCTGCAGATGAAATTCACCACGCCGGAGGGAGTGCGTTGCCACGTGTTGTTGACGCACGCGGCCGCCAGCGCGATCGGCCCGCAAATGAAAATCACGTGTGAACGGGGAAGGGTGCGGTGGGAGGGCGACAACGGCACAACGAACGTCGTCTATGCCGAGGGCACGGTCGAGCAGTTTGACAATGAAATCCACCCGCAATGGCGCTACCACGGCATGCGCGATTTGGTGCAGGCGATTCGGCAGGACGCCGAGCCGCTGTGCTCGCTCGAGATCGCGCGCTGCCAAACGCTCACGATCAATGCCATGCACGAAAGCTGCCCGGAGATCGTCACGGTGCCGCCGGCTTTCATCGAAGCAGTCGAGGACTGGGAGATGTTTCCGCCCAACACCAAAGGCCGCTTCCGCCGCGTGCGCGAGCTCGACCGCCATCTGCTGGCCGCCGCGGAACAGAATCTCTTTCTCAGCGAGATGGGAATACCCTGGGCCACGCCGCGGCTGGTGAAAACGTTTGCGCCCGGCGATTACCGCCATTTCCCGCAGCAGAGCTGAGACGACGCCGGCGCCAGTTCGACTCACTGCAGCCTGACGCGCACGCCGGTGGGAGGAGAGGGAGGCCTCACATCCTTTTCCGGTACCAGGCTGCCGGTCAAAGTCAAAATCGTCTGACTGGCGAGTGTCACCTGCAGGTTCCGGGCGGCCACCGGCAGGCTTGCGAGTTGGCGATGTGGTTCCTGCGCCGAGGTGCGAAAGGCCTCCAGCGAAGACACCTTCAGATTTTGCAGAGTGAGATTCACGGTGAGCGCTGTCGGCGCGCGATTGATCAGCACGATCGTAAGGCTCGCTTGGGCGGCATGTTTGAAGGCGCTTGCCAGCAGATCCGGATGCGAGGACTGCGCGGCCACGCGCCGGGCAGCCACGGGCACGTGCAGAAAAAATTGCTGCAGCGCATGAAAAATCGGATTGCGGCTGGCATCGGCATTCACGGCTTGATCTCTGCCCAGCAAAGCCCATTGGTAACCGCGGCTGGCGTTCCCGTGCGTGAGAACATTGTGCCACATTTGCAGGCACTCGAAGGCCCAGGGCCAGGTGGTGTTGGGAATGTTCCACGGCGTGGTACCGATTTCAGTGAAGTAAACCGCGAGTCCCTTGCTCTGGGCCAGCTCGGCGATGCGCTCGAATTTCGCATTCCACTGATCCGGCCCGCCGTCGACGAAGTAGGTATGATACGAGATCGCGCTGAGGTAGGAGGCGGCCACCGAATCCGCCAGCAAGGGCGCCACCCATTGCTCGGGATCGTAGTAGGGGGAGGCCAAATCCGGCGCGACGATTTTGGTGGTGAGGCCTTCGCGCCGAAATTTGGCGCCCACGGTTTTGATCAAATCGCGCAGTTCCGCGGGAGAGTAAGCCACTTGATAGCCGTCCGGCTCGTTGGCAAGAACGATTTCTGAAATGAGAATGCCGCGCCGATTTTTCGCCCAGAGCAAATAGGCGGCCACGGACTCGGCGAATTCGGCGTGCTTGCTGCGCGGCAAATCGCGTTCGCGTGTGAGGGTGGAATCGGTGACCATCCAATCCGGCACGTTCCAAATGCCGGGCAGCACCTGTTTGCCGAAGCGGTGCGCCAGGCTGTCCATCATGTTGAAATCGCTCTGCACCAGCAGGGCCTCGGTATCGTGCTGCTCAAAGCGCGAGGCAAAATACTCCCAGTTGAAATGCTCGGGATCCTCGTCGTCATTCCTGGCCTCCCAGCAGCCGAATTCTGTGACCAGGCGCACGTGCGTGGTGCCCAGCTCGTTGAAGGCGATAGCATAGACGCGCGGATTCGACCAGCCGTTCCAACCGTTGAGAATCCAACTGTAGCTGTTGCCGCCCCAGCCGCGAATGGTCTGATAGGTTTGGTTGCCATCCACGGTGACGTTGGCCTGTCCGGCAGCGCGGCTCGTCAGCGCAAGCAGGAGCAGAACGCTCGCTATTCTACGGGAGATGTGGGGCGGCATGATCAAGCCTCCGGCAGTTGTTGGAGAGAGAGGCGATTGGCGTGTTGCAGCGACCGCAATCGCCGCGAAAAAGCGCATGCAAATTTTGATCCGTGTCACCAAAGCCGTTGTCTGAAAATTTGATTCAAGGAGGAAAGAATGATAAGCAACCATCGCGTTTCGCAGTGGACCGTGTTCATGCTGCTGCTGGCGCTGGCCTGGAGCACAGCCGGCGCGCAAACCAAGCTGCCGGCGATTTTTTCCGATCACATGGTGCTGCAGCAGAAAATGAAAATCCCGGTTTGGGGAACCTCGGTGCCGGGCGCCACCGTAACCGTGCAATTTCACCAACAACGCAAGACCGCACGGGTTGATGCCCAGGGCCATTGGCGGGTGAATTTGAATCCTGTGCCCGCGGGCGGACCTTACGAACTCGTGGTCGGGAGCAGCGACACGTTGCGCTTTCGTAATGTCATGGTCGGCGAAGTGTGGTTGTGTTCCGGCCAATCCAACATGGAAATGCCCCTGGTGAGCACGTGGGCGAAGGTAAACAATTTCCGGCAGGAAGTCGCCGCCGCCAATCATCCCGATTTGCGGTTGATCATCATCAAGCGTGCCAAGAGCACCAAGCTGCAAAGCGAGGCTGACACCGAAGGCTGGAAAGTGTGCGACACCACCAGCGTGAAGAACTTCTCCGCCACCGCTTATTTTTTCGGCCGCCACCTGCAGCAAAAGCTCGGCGTGCCGGTGGGCCTGATTCAAAGCGCGTGGGGTGGAACCGTGGTGGAAGCCTGGACCAGCGGAGCTTCTTTGAAGGCCATTCCGGACCTCAAAGGCTTTGTTGAAATCCTCGAGCAGACCGCGCGGGACAGCATCTTCAATCAAGCCTCTTACGAGCAGAACTTGCAGGGCTGGCACCGCCAGCTTGCCGAGTTGGATCTCAAAGCTGCCGGCGAGGGCTTGCCGTGGTTTGATCCCAAGCGCGATGATCAAAGCTGGCAGATGATGGCATTGCCTACGGCGTGGGAACGCGCCGGCATGCCGGACGTCGATGGCCTGGTGTGGTTCCGCAAGCACGTCAATCTCCCCGAAACAGCAGCCGGTCAGAAATTGCGGCTGCACCTCGGGCCGATTGATGATTTCGATTGGACGTTCTTCAATGGCCGCGAAATCGGCCGTACCAGCGTGTTCAATGCACCGCGGCAGTACGAAGTGCCGGCGGACTTGGTGCAAGCCGGCGACAATGTGATTGCCGTGCGGGTGCTCGATACCGGCGGTCTCGGCGGTTTCTACGGCAAGCCGGAGCAGCTTTATTGGGTGGGAAGCGATTCCGTGCGAGGTTCGCTCGCCGGCGCCTGGTACTACAAAACCGGTTTGCGGTTGCAGGATATCCCGCTGCCGCCGCCTTCGCCGCTGACGCCCAACCGGCCGACGGTGCTCTACAACGCCATGATTGCCCCGCTGATTCCCTATGCCATCGCCGGCGCGATTTGGTATCAAGGTGAAAGCAATGCCGGCCGCGCCTATCAGTATCGCACGCTGTTTCCGTTGCTGATTCAAGACTGGCGCCGGCAATGGCAACAAGGCGATTTTCCGTTTCTCTTTGTGCAGCTTGCCAATTACCAGGCGGCGAATGCCGAGCCGGTGGATAGCGACTGGGCGGAACTGCGCGAGGCACAAACCATGGCTTTGGCTGAACGCAACACCGGCATGGCAGTGGCCATCGACATCGGCGACGCCAATGACATTCACCCCGGCAACAAGCAGGGCGTGGGTGATCGCCTGGCGCTGCAGGCGCGCCGGGTTGCCTATGGCGAGAAGCTCGTGCCTTCCGGTCCACTCTACACGAAGATGAAAATCGAGAACAATCGCGTTCGCTTGTTCTTTGATCACACCGGCAGCGGCTTGCTGGCCGGCGGCGGGCAAGAGCTGCAGGGCTTTGCCATGGCTGGTCCCGATCGCAAATTCGTGTGGGCGCGCGCGGAGATCGAGGGCAAGACCGTGGTGGTCAGCCATCCGCAAGTGCAGCAACCGGTGGCAGTGCGCTATGCCTGGTCGAGCAATCCCGTGTGCAATCTGTTCAATCGTGAGGGCCTGCCGGCCTCGCCTTTCCGCACCGATGACTGGCCGGGAGTGACCCGTGCGGCGCATCTGAACCGGCAGTATTGAGCGGACGATTCTCCAGCGCAGTCAAGATTTTTCGCGGCCGGCGCCCGCAGGCGTGGCCGAATAGCCTCACATGCCGGAGGACCAGTGTCTGTCCACAAATAGAGAAACCGCCCGGGCGCTTGGCCCCGCAGCGTGTGCAAGCTGAATAGGACTCGCACTTGTTCATCACGAAGCGCCCGGGAGGTGGTGTTTTTGGAAGAACACGAACAATTTCACGCAACTCTAAGGTCAGGTGGCACGCACCCGGCATGACACGCACCGGGGCGTGAACTCCACCTGGAAGTGAGACATTCTGCGCCGCCAGCAGTGTGATGGTATTAAGCTGGCGTTGCCGCCGCAGCACGGTTTCAATCACGCGGCGGACAGGTTTTAAGCCCACGCGGGTCAGTGCATGACCAAAGCCTGGGCAAAATCACGACGCCGCGAAGAAAAAGAGCGGCATCATGGAAAATCGCTTGACATTGCCGCAGCGGTTTTGCATCTTGCGCCGCCAATTTTATCGGGCTGCAGTGTGAATTGCATGTGGGGAGAAGGTACACTCCTTCCGGCTTCCGATCTCCTGGTTTTTCCCGCTCACAAGTCACAGCCGCCTCCGACTTCTCCCAGTGGTTAAATCGCTTCAATCATACCTCGCCTGTGCGCGGCCTTTCCGCGCCGATCAAGAATCTCTGGGCAGCGTAGCGTATTGCAACTGATGCAATTCTGCGGGCGTGCCCGGTTGGGCTGTTTGGGTTCCTGCACAGCAGGGGGCCGAGATGCTTTTTCGCTCAGAGGCCACATTTGCTCGTTGTGTTGTGTTGCAGTTGAGCCTGTTCACCGGCTCGCTTT
This genomic stretch from bacterium harbors:
- a CDS encoding phytanoyl-CoA dioxygenase family protein; protein product: MNTQVTAPQIAFYQDNGFLILENFLTPAEVEEIIAAVSEAVSQMGKQKVAGEGNKDLVEGESFYDKVFVQRLNLWKINPTIKKYFLSPELGEMLCQLTGASGMRVWHDQTLQKQPWANPTAWHLDNPYWSFHSPQAISIWIALDEATLQNGCMYYLPGSHKLARYDNVDIGQNMDALFKYYPEFRNLEPVAAVMKPGTAGLHNGLTAHGAGPNMTPRWRRAMTCAYMPEGATFNGNQNILSKDQVAKLKVGDPLNDDSQNPLIWPKK
- a CDS encoding Gfo/Idh/MocA family oxidoreductase; translation: MKPLRFVVIGLGGYAAVHLEAVAWLAQQGLARLTGVIAIAVDRDRFPERVAALQAAGVRLFDSIDDFFSAGAPADVLTVPIGIHQHVPVSAAALAAGLHVYCEKPLAATVQEVDHLIASRNASGRKIAVGFQHIHSNAMQQLKARLFSGRLGRAQTITLLCSWPRSEQYYSRNEWAGKLRAGKHWVLDSPANNAHSHYLLNALYLASAQEHAAAVPAQLRAELYRAYPIASCDTLQMKFTTPEGVRCHVLLTHAAASAIGPQMKITCERGRVRWEGDNGTTNVVYAEGTVEQFDNEIHPQWRYHGMRDLVQAIRQDAEPLCSLEIARCQTLTINAMHESCPEIVTVPPAFIEAVEDWEMFPPNTKGRFRRVRELDRHLLAAAEQNLFLSEMGIPWATPRLVKTFAPGDYRHFPQQS
- a CDS encoding 9-O-acetylesterase, whose translation is MISNHRVSQWTVFMLLLALAWSTAGAQTKLPAIFSDHMVLQQKMKIPVWGTSVPGATVTVQFHQQRKTARVDAQGHWRVNLNPVPAGGPYELVVGSSDTLRFRNVMVGEVWLCSGQSNMEMPLVSTWAKVNNFRQEVAAANHPDLRLIIIKRAKSTKLQSEADTEGWKVCDTTSVKNFSATAYFFGRHLQQKLGVPVGLIQSAWGGTVVEAWTSGASLKAIPDLKGFVEILEQTARDSIFNQASYEQNLQGWHRQLAELDLKAAGEGLPWFDPKRDDQSWQMMALPTAWERAGMPDVDGLVWFRKHVNLPETAAGQKLRLHLGPIDDFDWTFFNGREIGRTSVFNAPRQYEVPADLVQAGDNVIAVRVLDTGGLGGFYGKPEQLYWVGSDSVRGSLAGAWYYKTGLRLQDIPLPPPSPLTPNRPTVLYNAMIAPLIPYAIAGAIWYQGESNAGRAYQYRTLFPLLIQDWRRQWQQGDFPFLFVQLANYQAANAEPVDSDWAELREAQTMALAERNTGMAVAIDIGDANDIHPGNKQGVGDRLALQARRVAYGEKLVPSGPLYTKMKIENNRVRLFFDHTGSGLLAGGGQELQGFAMAGPDRKFVWARAEIEGKTVVVSHPQVQQPVAVRYAWSSNPVCNLFNREGLPASPFRTDDWPGVTRAAHLNRQY